The following are encoded in a window of Flavobacteriales bacterium genomic DNA:
- a CDS encoding SRPBCC domain-containing protein, translating into MEKLQLEFTLKTSVKVLYQMLSTPSGLSRWFAEDVNINRDGTYSFIWDGSEEIAELVSKKRDEFVKYKWVESDDSSSFFEFRIQIDPMTNDVALIITDYCDEGEEEETSDLWSKQVETLRQNIGG; encoded by the coding sequence ATGGAAAAACTACAGTTAGAATTCACATTGAAGACCTCGGTCAAGGTGCTCTATCAAATGCTGAGCACCCCGAGCGGACTATCGCGATGGTTTGCTGAGGATGTGAATATCAATCGGGATGGGACCTATTCCTTTATATGGGATGGCAGTGAAGAGATCGCAGAGCTTGTTTCCAAAAAACGTGATGAGTTCGTGAAGTATAAGTGGGTCGAGTCCGATGATTCCTCATCTTTCTTCGAGTTCCGCATTCAGATCGACCCGATGACCAATGATGTGGCTCTGATCATCACGGATTACTGTGATGAAGGTGAAGAAGAAGAGACCTCTGACCTCTGGTCCAAGCAGGTCGAGACACTGAGACAGAATATCGGAGGCTGA